DNA from Candidatus Methylomirabilota bacterium:
CGTGCTGGCCTTCTCCTCCGGCAACCACGCCCAGGGCGTGGCCCTCGCGGCTCGTCTCGTCTCCACCACGGCGGTCATCGTGATGCCGACCGACGCGCCCGCGTCGAAGGTGGCAGCCACGCGGGGGTACGGGGCCGAGATTGTCACCTACGACCGGTTACGCGAGGACCGCGAGGCCATCGCCCGGCGTCTGGCCGGCGAGACGGGGCGCGTGCTCGTCCCGCCGTTCGACGACTACGCGATCATGGCCGGGCAGGGGACCGCCGCGCTCGAGTTGCTGGAGGAGATCCCCGACCTCGACGCGCTGATCGCGCCCGTCGGCGGCGGTGGACTCATGGCCGGCTGCAGCACGGTGGCGCGGGCGCTCCGGCCCCAGATCGCGATCTTCGGCGTGGAGGCCGACACGGCGAACGACACCTACCTCTCGCTCCACAAGGGCGAACGGGTGACGATCCCGCCGCCGCCGACGATCGCCGACGGCATCCGGCTCACGACCCCTGGCGCGCTGACATTCCCCATTCTCCAGGGCAACCTCACCGACATCGTGCTCGTCACCGACGACGAGATCCGGGAGGCCGTGCGCGCGCTCACCCTCGGGCTGAAGGTCGTCGTGGAACCCACCGGCGCCGTCGCGGCCGCAGCGGCGCTCGCCGGCCACCTGCCGCTTCCCGCCGGGGCCAGGGTCGGCGTGATCCTCTCCGGCGGTAACGTCGATCTCGCGCTCCTGATCGAGATCCTCAGCGGGCGTGGAACGCCGGGATGATCTCCTCGGCCACCCGCTGCACCTGCTCGAGCACCCGGTCGGGCGGGCACATCGGCCGGAGCACGAATTTCGAGCCGCCGGCCCGCACGTATTCCTCCAGTCGCTCGTTCAGCAGGGCGGGGGGCCCGAACGCCGTGCACCGGGCCAGCGTGGCGTCGTCGGCGCGATTGCGGGGGACGAAGGGCGCGGCCATGACCGCCGCCGTCGCTCGGTCGGAGGCCAGGCAGAAGTAGACGAGCGCGCCGAAGTGGTCGGCGGGCACCTCCCGCCCCGCTTCGGCGGCGAGGGCCTGAGTCTTCTCTACCCCGACCCGAAACTGTTCAGGCGTGATGAACGACGGGATCCAGCCGTCGCCCAGGCGCCCCGCCCGCCGCATCGCGGCCTCGCTGTTGCCGCCGATCCACACGGGCAACGGCTGCTGGACGGGTCGGGGCAGCACGGTGATGCGCTCGAGCTGCCAGAACTCGCCGGCGTGGGTCACCTCGTCCTCGGACCAGCAACGGCGCATGATGGCGATGGCCTCGTCGGTGCGCCGGCCGCGCTCCTTGAAGGGCACGCCGGCGGCGCGGAACTCGCGCTCCTGCTCCACACCCACGCCGAAGGCGGGCAGCAGGCGACCGCCGGAGAGGAAGTCGATGGTAGCGAGCTCGCGGGCCAGCAGGACCGGGGTCCGGAAGGGCGTGATCAGCACGCTGGGGCCGAACTTCAGACGCCGCGTCCGCGCCGCCACGGCGGCCATCGCGGCGATCGGCTCGAGCACCGGCGCCGGCGACGTCAGGCGCTCGTTGAACCACAGCGAGTCGACGTCGCTCCGCTCGCACAGGTCCACGAACCGCCAGAAAGCCTCGGCGCCGGCCGCGCCGGCCGGCCAGCCCCCCGGCATGACGCCCAGACGGTACTTGATCTTCATGCCGGGATGCTACCACGCGCCGGATCCCTGGCGGTTCGATCGCGCACCTGCTTCGGCACCAGATCGATGAAGCAGAATCCGTCGCGAGAAACAGCGTCCCCCGGCTGCACGGCGATCTCGGCCGCAAACATCGGTCCAGCGAAACAGAACGTGTGGAACTCTCCGCGTTCCCCGCACGGATCGACGCCGCCTGGCAACTCGGCCAACAACGCCGCGTCGTACAGGCGGCCGACGAAGGCCTCGGGAAGCTTCTTGGGGTCGACGCACGTCAGCACCGCCCGCAGGCCACCGCGCAGCATGCTATGGGCGAGGGCCGGTGTGTCGGCGGCCGAGCACCATAACGGAAAGAGCGGCTCGATCCCCGTGCCGGACAGCATGCGGAGGCGGTACTCCCGCACGTCCTCCAGGAACAGGTCGCCAAAGGCGACGTGCGTCACGCCTTCTTGTCGTGCGCGCCCGATCACCGCACGCATCCTTTCCTCGTACCGGGCGTTGGAACAGGGGAACGGCAGAGGAACTGGCCAGAGGGGCAGACCGGCCGCCAGGGCTTGTTCTTCCACGAGAGCGTGGCGAACCGCGTGCATCGCCACACGGTCCGCGGCTTCGTTGAACGTGGTGAGCAGGCCCACGACCTCCACGTCCCTCCGCTGGCGGAGGACGTGCAGGGTCCAGGCGCTGTCCTTGCCCGAGCTCCAGGAAAGCAGAACGCGGCGCATACGGGTGGTTCCTTTAGAGGCCTCGCCTCGCCCCGGCCTGTGACGCGTTGATCGCATCGGTAAACGTAACACCTCCGCGAGGGCGATCGAAGAGACGCTTGCGTTTGACCTTTGTCCGGGTGCCCGTCTACAATGAACCGCGGTTCATTCGCCCGATCATGCGTGATCCGAGCAAGCCCCAGCAGATCATCGAAGCCGCGATCCGGGTCTTCGCCCGCAACGGCTACTACAACTCGCGCGTGAGCGACATCGCCCGCGAGGCCGGGATCGCCAGCGGCACCATTTACCTGTACTTCAAGACCAAGGAAGAGATCCTCGTCACGCTGTTCCGGGAGAAGATGGCCGAGTGGGTGGACCAGGTGCGCCGCCAGATCGCGGCGGAGCCGGACGCGGTGGCCAAGATCCGGCGACTGGTGGCGCTGCACTTCGGCGTGCTCGAGAAGGATCCCCACCTGGCCGAGGTCGTGCAGGTCGAGCTGCGCCAGGGGCACAAGTTCTTCCGCGGAGCGTCCGCCCACGAAGTGTCGGCGTACTTCGACCTCATCGGCTCTATCCTGGAGCAGGGCATCGCGGCCGGGCAGTTCCGGGCCGACCTGCCCGTCAAGCTGGCGACCAAGATGCTCTTCGGGGCGATGGATCAGGTGGCCACATCGTGGGTCCTGGGCAAGCGTGCCTATCAGCTCAGCGACGCCGCCGAGCCGGTGGCGTCGCTCTTCTTGCGAGGAGTGTGCCGCGATGACGTTTGAGACCCTGCTGTTCGTGCGGGAGGAGAGCTTCGTCGTGATCACGCTCAACCGGCCCCCCGCCAACGCCATCAGCGAGCCGCTCATGCAGGAGCTCAACGAGGCTCTAGCCGCCGTGGAGCAGGACGAGACGGTGCGGGCCGTCATCATCACCGGCAGCGGTGACCGCATCTTCTGCGCCGGCGCCGACCTGGGCTCGG
Protein-coding regions in this window:
- a CDS encoding threonine/serine dehydratase; protein product: MGGLTIDDVRAAARRLAGRITRTPVLTAESLDHRSTLRLFFKCENLQRAGAFKIRGALNRLLMLTPSERERGVLAFSSGNHAQGVALAARLVSTTAVIVMPTDAPASKVAATRGYGAEIVTYDRLREDREAIARRLAGETGRVLVPPFDDYAIMAGQGTAALELLEEIPDLDALIAPVGGGGLMAGCSTVARALRPQIAIFGVEADTANDTYLSLHKGERVTIPPPPTIADGIRLTTPGALTFPILQGNLTDIVLVTDDEIREAVRALTLGLKVVVEPTGAVAAAAALAGHLPLPAGARVGVILSGGNVDLALLIEILSGRGTPG
- a CDS encoding TIGR03619 family F420-dependent LLM class oxidoreductase — protein: MKIKYRLGVMPGGWPAGAAGAEAFWRFVDLCERSDVDSLWFNERLTSPAPVLEPIAAMAAVAARTRRLKFGPSVLITPFRTPVLLARELATIDFLSGGRLLPAFGVGVEQEREFRAAGVPFKERGRRTDEAIAIMRRCWSEDEVTHAGEFWQLERITVLPRPVQQPLPVWIGGNSEAAMRRAGRLGDGWIPSFITPEQFRVGVEKTQALAAEAGREVPADHFGALVYFCLASDRATAAVMAAPFVPRNRADDATLARCTAFGPPALLNERLEEYVRAGGSKFVLRPMCPPDRVLEQVQRVAEEIIPAFHAR
- a CDS encoding ATP-binding protein; this translates as MRRVLLSWSSGKDSAWTLHVLRQRRDVEVVGLLTTFNEAADRVAMHAVRHALVEEQALAAGLPLWPVPLPFPCSNARYEERMRAVIGRARQEGVTHVAFGDLFLEDVREYRLRMLSGTGIEPLFPLWCSAADTPALAHSMLRGGLRAVLTCVDPKKLPEAFVGRLYDAALLAELPGGVDPCGERGEFHTFCFAGPMFAAEIAVQPGDAVSRDGFCFIDLVPKQVRDRTARDPARGSIPA
- a CDS encoding TetR/AcrR family transcriptional regulator, which gives rise to MRDPSKPQQIIEAAIRVFARNGYYNSRVSDIAREAGIASGTIYLYFKTKEEILVTLFREKMAEWVDQVRRQIAAEPDAVAKIRRLVALHFGVLEKDPHLAEVVQVELRQGHKFFRGASAHEVSAYFDLIGSILEQGIAAGQFRADLPVKLATKMLFGAMDQVATSWVLGKRAYQLSDAAEPVASLFLRGVCRDDV